The Catenuloplanes niger genome includes a window with the following:
- a CDS encoding WhiB family transcriptional regulator — protein MTGDAPPFAVAGEIACQPEDQPRFYPDRGVSVGPARTICARCPAEVVCLDWAIETDQRFGVWGGKTTPERQRIRREREGAAEQPSA, from the coding sequence GTGACCGGCGACGCGCCGCCGTTCGCGGTGGCCGGCGAGATCGCGTGCCAGCCCGAAGACCAGCCCAGGTTCTACCCGGACCGCGGCGTCAGCGTGGGTCCGGCCCGCACCATCTGCGCCCGCTGCCCGGCTGAGGTGGTCTGCCTGGACTGGGCGATCGAGACCGACCAGCGGTTCGGCGTCTGGGGTGGCAAGACCACTCCGGAGCGCCAGCGAATCCGCCGTGAGCGTGAGGGCGCCGCCGAGCAGCCCTCCGCCTGA
- a CDS encoding DUF2190 family protein, with protein sequence MANELIPFEEPGQRITAQASATVTGKRFVNISGNRTAGGKYQVAPATAAGAVFGVATYDAASGEPVGVIRSGIVPVTAGGTIAAGARVEVGTNGQAVTLASGVAVGQCVDGVTSGNDARIALNLL encoded by the coding sequence ATGGCGAACGAGCTCATCCCGTTCGAGGAGCCGGGCCAGCGCATCACCGCGCAGGCGAGCGCCACCGTCACCGGCAAGCGGTTCGTCAACATCTCCGGCAACCGCACCGCCGGAGGCAAGTACCAGGTCGCGCCCGCCACCGCCGCGGGCGCGGTGTTCGGCGTCGCCACCTACGACGCCGCGTCCGGCGAGCCGGTCGGCGTCATCCGGTCCGGCATCGTCCCGGTCACCGCCGGGGGCACCATCGCCGCCGGCGCCCGGGTCGAGGTCGGCACCAACGGCCAGGCCGTCACCCTCGCCTCCGGTGTGGCCGTCGGCCAGTGCGTCGACGGCGTGACCAGCGGCAACGACGCGCGTATCGCGCTCAACCTCCTCTGA
- a CDS encoding DNA-methyltransferase, translating into MRTGATMAAWELHEGDALAVLPTLEPESVDLVLADPPYNSGGRTQSDRTRESARGKYVRSDAQHQLADFTGDNRDQRSYTAWLALILAHCLAVARPGASALVFCDWRQLPATSDALQAGGWLWRGIIPWHKPISRPRMGGFKAECEYLLWGSKGGIDATRNPVYLPGLYSASQPRGANRVHITQKPVDLIAELLGVCVPGGRVLDPMVGSGSTGVAAMQTGRTFVGVEASAHYAAVARERLQAAEAEWRSGSALGS; encoded by the coding sequence ATGCGAACGGGGGCAACGATGGCTGCTTGGGAACTGCACGAGGGCGACGCGCTGGCCGTGTTGCCGACCTTGGAGCCGGAGAGCGTCGACCTGGTGCTCGCCGACCCGCCGTACAACTCCGGCGGCCGGACGCAGAGCGACCGCACCCGCGAGAGCGCACGCGGCAAGTACGTCAGGAGCGACGCCCAGCACCAGCTTGCGGACTTCACCGGCGACAACCGCGACCAGCGCAGCTACACCGCCTGGCTCGCACTCATCCTCGCGCACTGCCTCGCGGTCGCCCGGCCGGGTGCTTCGGCGCTGGTCTTCTGCGACTGGCGCCAGCTGCCGGCCACGAGCGATGCGCTCCAGGCCGGCGGATGGCTGTGGCGCGGGATCATCCCGTGGCACAAGCCGATCTCGCGGCCGCGGATGGGCGGCTTCAAGGCCGAGTGCGAGTACCTGCTGTGGGGCTCCAAGGGCGGCATCGACGCGACGCGGAACCCGGTGTACCTGCCGGGGCTGTATTCCGCGAGTCAGCCTCGCGGCGCCAACCGGGTCCACATCACGCAGAAGCCGGTCGACCTGATCGCTGAGTTGCTCGGCGTATGCGTGCCCGGCGGCCGCGTGCTCGACCCGATGGTCGGCTCCGGCTCCACCGGCGTCGCGGCCATGCAGACCGGACGGACGTTCGTAGGAGTCGAAGCGTCGGCGCACTACGCCGCCGTCGCCCGGGAGCGGCTTCAAGCCGCCGAAGCGGAGTGGCGCAGTGGCAGCGCGCTGGGCTCATAA
- a CDS encoding head maturation protease, ClpP-related, whose translation MLALATEEDGEEAAAESTSADVYVYETIGGWFGMTADDFVRDVASLDVDQIVLHLNSPGGDAFEGVAIANVLRAHRARVVVRVDGMAASAASVIAMAGDEVVMGIGSQMMVHDAWGYAVGNAAEVERYLRRLHATSDSIASTYAARTGGSTEEWRAIMQAESWYTAEEAVAAGLADRIAAADETGTAQGEQVTPGGSSAFWDLWDSLADQARHDLSIYTYAGREHAPAPRIPARQTPAASASGTTTQERSPAVAFSDEQLTTMRQQLGLASDADEGAILAALAERLAEPPAPRTAPGTVTLDEAQHAQLLNDARDGREARAQQLTERRERLVQAAVDDGRIPPARRDHWIAQLAADPGAESTLADLRPGLVPVKEIGYAGTSKNEVAETDPAASDDYWFAGVGAPAKVEG comes from the coding sequence GTGCTGGCGCTCGCCACGGAAGAGGACGGCGAGGAGGCCGCGGCCGAGTCGACCAGCGCGGACGTCTACGTCTACGAGACGATCGGTGGCTGGTTCGGCATGACCGCCGACGACTTCGTCCGCGACGTCGCAAGCCTCGACGTCGACCAGATCGTCCTTCACCTCAACAGCCCGGGCGGCGACGCGTTCGAGGGCGTGGCGATCGCCAACGTCCTCCGTGCGCACCGGGCCCGCGTGGTGGTCCGCGTCGACGGCATGGCCGCCTCCGCCGCCAGCGTCATCGCGATGGCCGGCGACGAGGTGGTCATGGGCATCGGCAGCCAGATGATGGTCCACGACGCCTGGGGCTACGCGGTCGGGAACGCCGCCGAGGTCGAGCGGTACCTGCGCCGCCTCCACGCCACCAGCGACTCGATCGCCTCCACGTACGCCGCGCGCACCGGCGGATCCACCGAGGAGTGGCGCGCGATCATGCAGGCCGAGTCCTGGTACACCGCAGAGGAAGCGGTCGCCGCGGGCCTTGCCGACCGGATCGCGGCCGCCGACGAGACCGGCACCGCACAGGGTGAGCAGGTCACGCCGGGCGGCTCGTCCGCCTTCTGGGACCTCTGGGACAGCCTCGCCGACCAGGCGCGCCACGACCTGAGCATCTACACCTACGCCGGCCGCGAGCACGCACCCGCGCCACGTATCCCGGCCCGACAGACCCCGGCCGCGTCCGCGTCCGGCACCACCACGCAGGAGAGGAGCCCCGCCGTGGCGTTCAGCGACGAGCAGCTCACCACCATGCGGCAGCAGCTCGGCCTGGCCAGCGACGCCGACGAGGGCGCCATCCTGGCCGCGCTCGCCGAGCGTCTGGCCGAGCCGCCCGCGCCGCGCACCGCACCGGGCACCGTCACCCTCGACGAGGCCCAGCACGCCCAGCTGCTCAACGACGCGCGTGACGGCCGCGAGGCCCGCGCGCAGCAGCTGACCGAGCGCCGCGAGCGCCTGGTCCAGGCCGCGGTCGACGACGGCCGCATCCCGCCGGCCCGCCGCGACCACTGGATCGCGCAGCTCGCCGCCGACCCGGGTGCCGAGAGCACCCTGGCCGACCTGCGGCCGGGCCTCGTGCCGGTCAAGGAGATCGGCTACGCGGGCACCAGCAAGAACGAGGTGGCCGAGACCGACCCGGCCGCGAGCGACGACTACTGGTTCGCGGGCGTCGGCGCCCCGGCGAAGGTGGAGGGCTGA
- a CDS encoding phage portal protein family protein, which translates to MTIPAAPVSEIGYANPHAGDWWTVLDEEPTPELRWPRSVEVYDAMRSQDAQVASVLRAVTLPVRRTPWRIDPAGARDEVVQLVADDLGLPIVGADGTRPPPARVRDRFSWPEHLRQALLMLPFGHAFFEQVYRITDDGRRARLRKLAPRMPRTIERIDVDHDGGLISITQFSAKAGQLQRPIPVSQLVAYVHDREGGNWFGRSLLRPAYKHWLIKDRLLRVDAQTIERNGMGIPVYEGADGESDLSAGLKMAKAWRAGDSSGAATPHGAKLRLAGVEGSLPNAQPSIRYHDEQIARAVLAHFLNLGTQTGSWALGTTFADFFTLSLQTLAQQVADVATSHIVEDLVDVNFGEDEPAPRVTFDEIGSRQAATAQALKMLFDAGAIFPDRTLEETLRQQYGLPPKDRPAPAPITSEDQ; encoded by the coding sequence ATGACCATCCCGGCCGCCCCCGTCAGCGAGATCGGCTACGCGAACCCGCACGCCGGCGACTGGTGGACCGTCCTCGACGAGGAGCCGACGCCGGAGCTGCGCTGGCCGCGCTCGGTCGAGGTCTACGACGCGATGCGCTCCCAGGACGCCCAGGTCGCCTCGGTACTCCGCGCGGTCACCCTCCCGGTGCGCCGCACGCCATGGCGAATCGACCCGGCCGGCGCTCGCGACGAGGTGGTGCAGCTGGTCGCCGACGACCTCGGTCTGCCGATCGTCGGTGCCGACGGCACCCGGCCGCCGCCCGCGCGGGTCCGCGACCGGTTCTCGTGGCCGGAGCACCTGCGCCAAGCGCTGCTCATGCTGCCGTTCGGGCACGCGTTCTTCGAGCAGGTCTACCGCATCACCGACGACGGCCGACGCGCGCGCCTCCGGAAGCTCGCACCGCGGATGCCGCGCACGATCGAACGGATCGACGTCGACCACGACGGCGGGCTGATCAGCATCACCCAGTTCAGCGCGAAGGCCGGCCAGCTCCAGCGCCCGATCCCCGTCTCCCAGCTCGTGGCGTATGTCCACGACCGAGAGGGCGGGAACTGGTTCGGCCGGTCGCTGCTGCGCCCGGCGTACAAGCACTGGCTGATCAAGGACCGGCTGCTGCGCGTCGACGCGCAGACCATCGAGCGCAACGGCATGGGCATCCCGGTCTACGAAGGCGCCGATGGCGAGAGCGACCTGAGCGCGGGCCTGAAGATGGCGAAGGCCTGGCGTGCCGGCGACTCCTCCGGCGCGGCCACCCCGCACGGCGCGAAGCTCCGGCTCGCCGGCGTCGAGGGCAGCCTGCCGAACGCCCAGCCGTCGATCCGGTACCACGACGAGCAGATCGCCCGCGCGGTCCTCGCGCACTTCCTCAACCTCGGCACGCAGACCGGCTCGTGGGCGCTCGGCACGACCTTCGCCGACTTCTTCACGCTGTCGCTGCAGACTCTCGCGCAGCAGGTCGCCGACGTGGCCACGTCGCACATCGTCGAGGACCTGGTCGACGTCAACTTCGGCGAGGACGAGCCCGCCCCGCGGGTCACCTTCGACGAGATCGGCTCGCGCCAGGCCGCCACCGCGCAGGCGCTGAAGATGCTCTTCGACGCGGGCGCGATCTTCCCCGACCGCACCCTCGAAGAGACGCTGCGCCAGCAGTACGGCCTTCCACCGAAGGACCGCCCGGCGCCCGCGCCCATCACCTCGGAGGACCAGTGA